A DNA window from Zingiber officinale cultivar Zhangliang chromosome 3A, Zo_v1.1, whole genome shotgun sequence contains the following coding sequences:
- the LOC122051256 gene encoding pentatricopeptide repeat-containing protein At3g06920-like isoform X2, whose product MSSRRCPPDLTLLNTYMDCTFKAGEVEKGRAIFEHIRDCGLSPDTYSYSALIHGLMKAGHARETYKLFYAMKDQGCVLDRCAYNVVLDGFCKAGKVDKAYQLLEEMKAQGHPPTVVTYGTVIDGLAKIDRLDEAYMLFEEAKSLGIVLNVVVYSSLIDGFGKLGRIDKAYLIMEEMMQKGLTPNVYTWNCLMHALVKAQEINEALVCFQSMKEMKCTPNTYTYTILINGCCRVQKYNKAFVFWQEMQKNGLVPNVVTYTTMILGLSKLGNISEASKLFEKFKANGGIPDSVSFNALIEGMSNANRPMDAYKVFEETRLRGCKINAKTCMTLLDALNKAECLEQAAIVGTVLKEMAKSQHAARSL is encoded by the coding sequence ATGAGTAGCCGAAGGTGTCCCCCTGACTTGACTCTTCTAAATACTTACATGGATTGCACCTTCAAGGCAGGCGAAGTTGAAAAGGGCCGTGCCATATTTGAGCACATCAGAGATTGTGGATTATCCCCTGATACTTATAGCTATTCTGCATTGATTCATGGTCTCATGAAAGCTGGCCATGCACGTGAAACATACAAGTTGTTTTACGCCATGAAAGATCAAGGTTGTGTGCTAGACAGATGTGCATATAATGTTGTCCTTGATGGTTTCTGCAAGGCAGGTAAAGTAGATAAAGCTTACCAGCTCCTGGAAGAGATGAAGGCCCAGGGCCATCCTCCCACCGTGGTTACATATGGGACGGTGATAGATGGTCTTGCAAAGATTGATAGGCTTGATGAGGCTTACATGCTATTTGAAGAAGCAAAATCACTTGGCATAGTGTTGAATGTTGTTGTTTACAGTAGTTTAATAGATGGTTTCGGTAAACTAGGGAGGATTGACAAAGCTTATCTGATTATGGAAGAGATGATGCAGAAAGGTCTAACGCCTAACGTGTACACATGGAATTGTCTAATGCATGCTCTAGTGAAGGCACAGGAGATAAATGAAGCGCTTGTTTGTTTTCAGTCGATGAAAGAAATGAAGTGCACTCCCAACACCTATACTTACACCATTCTTATAAACGGTTGCTGTCGAGTGCAGAAGTACAACAAGGCTTTTGTATTCTGGCAAGAAATGCAGAAAAATGGTCTGGTTCCTAATGTGGTCACCTACACAACCATGATATTGGGATTGTCGAAATTAGGGAACATATCAGAGGCTAGTAAACTCTTTGAGAAGTTCAAGGCTAACGGTGGTATTCCCGACTCAGTTAGCTTCAATGCTCTCATTGAAGGGATGAGCAATGCCAATAGACCGatggatgcttacaaggtttTTGAGGAAACTCGTCTAAGGGGATGTAAAATTAATGCCAAGACTTGTATGACTCTCCTAGATGCATTGAACAAGGCTGAATGTCTTGAGCAGGCTGCCATTGTTGGTACTGTCTTGAAGGAGATGGCAAAATCCCAGCATGCTGCTAGATCATTGTAG
- the LOC122051256 gene encoding pentatricopeptide repeat-containing protein At3g06920-like isoform X1, protein MGKVDEAYRLFERMLDAGHTPNCVVYASLIRNFFRHGRKEDGHKIYKEMSSRRCPPDLTLLNTYMDCTFKAGEVEKGRAIFEHIRDCGLSPDTYSYSALIHGLMKAGHARETYKLFYAMKDQGCVLDRCAYNVVLDGFCKAGKVDKAYQLLEEMKAQGHPPTVVTYGTVIDGLAKIDRLDEAYMLFEEAKSLGIVLNVVVYSSLIDGFGKLGRIDKAYLIMEEMMQKGLTPNVYTWNCLMHALVKAQEINEALVCFQSMKEMKCTPNTYTYTILINGCCRVQKYNKAFVFWQEMQKNGLVPNVVTYTTMILGLSKLGNISEASKLFEKFKANGGIPDSVSFNALIEGMSNANRPMDAYKVFEETRLRGCKINAKTCMTLLDALNKAECLEQAAIVGTVLKEMAKSQHAARSL, encoded by the coding sequence ATGGGTAAGGTTGATGAAGCTTATAGGTTGTTTGAGAGGATGTTGGACGCGGGACACACGCCCAATTGTGTTGTGTACGCATCTCTGATCAGAAACTTCTTCAGGCATGGCAGAAAAGAGGATGGCCATAAGATCTACAAGGAGATGAGTAGCCGAAGGTGTCCCCCTGACTTGACTCTTCTAAATACTTACATGGATTGCACCTTCAAGGCAGGCGAAGTTGAAAAGGGCCGTGCCATATTTGAGCACATCAGAGATTGTGGATTATCCCCTGATACTTATAGCTATTCTGCATTGATTCATGGTCTCATGAAAGCTGGCCATGCACGTGAAACATACAAGTTGTTTTACGCCATGAAAGATCAAGGTTGTGTGCTAGACAGATGTGCATATAATGTTGTCCTTGATGGTTTCTGCAAGGCAGGTAAAGTAGATAAAGCTTACCAGCTCCTGGAAGAGATGAAGGCCCAGGGCCATCCTCCCACCGTGGTTACATATGGGACGGTGATAGATGGTCTTGCAAAGATTGATAGGCTTGATGAGGCTTACATGCTATTTGAAGAAGCAAAATCACTTGGCATAGTGTTGAATGTTGTTGTTTACAGTAGTTTAATAGATGGTTTCGGTAAACTAGGGAGGATTGACAAAGCTTATCTGATTATGGAAGAGATGATGCAGAAAGGTCTAACGCCTAACGTGTACACATGGAATTGTCTAATGCATGCTCTAGTGAAGGCACAGGAGATAAATGAAGCGCTTGTTTGTTTTCAGTCGATGAAAGAAATGAAGTGCACTCCCAACACCTATACTTACACCATTCTTATAAACGGTTGCTGTCGAGTGCAGAAGTACAACAAGGCTTTTGTATTCTGGCAAGAAATGCAGAAAAATGGTCTGGTTCCTAATGTGGTCACCTACACAACCATGATATTGGGATTGTCGAAATTAGGGAACATATCAGAGGCTAGTAAACTCTTTGAGAAGTTCAAGGCTAACGGTGGTATTCCCGACTCAGTTAGCTTCAATGCTCTCATTGAAGGGATGAGCAATGCCAATAGACCGatggatgcttacaaggtttTTGAGGAAACTCGTCTAAGGGGATGTAAAATTAATGCCAAGACTTGTATGACTCTCCTAGATGCATTGAACAAGGCTGAATGTCTTGAGCAGGCTGCCATTGTTGGTACTGTCTTGAAGGAGATGGCAAAATCCCAGCATGCTGCTAGATCATTGTAG